ctgagttctcttatacgggcgagtcgctttgtattccgggcgagtcgttttatatgtttgtgggtgacatttcttctttagtaagattctgtgttgccacgtgttgtccatcagtagagggttatgactggatgaatgacaagtgtcttcgtgcgccATTAGtattatgggatctcgtcttttcagtttctttggttcaggctatataatagttcattttctttcattttctttcttttccaacctttgctttctctgcaactgctaaccttcgatttcttcaagctttttgtgggtttccttcttctgctgtcaagattcctcgttttcaagttgctccttatctttcttttgatcctgcgtatttgcttgcgaggtattttaccttttctttaatttaatttcctggtagttcttcatttttgattttattccttctgttcttgttcttcgtattgttcttcgtcttttcctttcttttgatcttttagagttttaatttcatcgtcattccgtgtttcccccccattttaaaaattttaaaatgtcagaagttaCTGAGGGGGtgaagggtgctcgtgacgagctagaatatacccggagctccttgtcaagagaCCAGATACTTGGGTATGCCGAGGAATTTGATTTTCCTGAGTCGTATGTTATTCTGAGACCGGCAAAGTCGTgtcgggcgaatcatagcaccgattcgccttccaagatagtaatttttcatgagcagcttttagcgggtcttaggtttcccttagagtccttaatcgtagaggtctgtcgtaatttaggtgttcctttgggtcaactgcatccgaacgcgattcgccttctttgttcttttatggaatcgtgtagggttcggatgcaggagccttcgcttgctctttttaattatttttatgttttctcccgccgaaagggtgaggaatttatttttgctggtggtcgaccgaatcggtctctttttagtcttccttcttctttgaagggttggacccccaagtttttcttggttcaacactcttctttctcctctttttcgcggagttttacttctagtaaggtttcgcttactaATGTACCGGATCTGGATGATGGGGAGAAGGACTTCGCCCTGTCTTTGCTGTCGGATTGTCGTTTCGACaagcccaagtacagcgttcttttagaacagtatttaagtcgccgtgaaatacttttggcgggtcttcctttagaaggtatttttctaatcttttgttgttatgttttgttttgtaggctgtcgacttctcttgaacatttgcttgataattttcatgtcgatatgactgtagatatgggcgaggtgacTAGCGGCGTTCCTAATCCCTCTACAACTGCTGTGCCGAATCCGACGCCTGATTCGGTGAATCCGGATCTTGATCCTGCTTCCGGAGAtcaagttcctgctgcgacttccgagtcgcctctgcttccttcgaaggagtcaggtccttctctgaaggggttgcctGCCGGCGGTCagaagcgtcctgctgaggaccaggctggagcttctgccaagcgtcccaagaagaagaaatcttctggggtgtctttcgaggaggcacctcggtttgcggcttgggcggacgcgcaggatccgcctcgactttcaaacgtcgccattcttcatgcttgcatggagaatgttatgataaaagaggacattgagtccattgatcgcgaacatggcgataatttggctgagttcgcctgtctcggcggtttttcggtatgcttTTTTCTCTgttgttttatattatgatttgcttctcttttgtttcttatttgttgctttctttctcaggtggtccagtccatcgctgttttggagcgccgccgaagggatgcggtggatcaactgaagaagcttcagaaggattctgaatcctggctctccgagAGACAGAAGATGGAGGATgaggctggcgaggcgactggtctgatccagCAGCTGAGGTCTTCCGTATCtgccaagactcgggagatttccgctttagaggctcgggttcgaactttgtccgaggaagtcgagtctctacagtcttcttcaggtgctctcactaaggagagggatgatctgaagaaagaagaggagcgtctccgccggcgattgggtgactctgggagcttttattcccaagtcatgactcagtaccggttggcgatcggggcaaagctgcgggagcagaatccagacgtcgatctttctggagtcaatcagttggatcctgcttctttggcgaaggaggtgaaggcgaagcttgataagcagaagcaagatgCTCTGAAGAaggcttaatttttattttctcctttttgtattttttgctttttagtattttttgctttcgcctttttttgtattggatcgtgggcggatcctttgtaattttccttctgttaatataatgatcttttgaccattcCTTTTCTTTAGtcgtagagttaatctaaactcgtttgttattttgagaagttaatctaaacttctgctggtataatttatttgtaggtccgaacggatccttttatttatttgactcggacgagtctaaattattttttttaactaagattcaaacgactcttgttaaattgtatgcattaggtctcgagcgagcctataagGTTTGTTtcgccaaatcgccttttatttcaaaaatggaaataagtacaagccatgaatttattgataatattttctcaggtgttctacattccaatatctgggtaccatggacccagttgttgtctttagtctatatgcgcctttgccagtagcttcttctatgatgaaggggccttcccaattagcttgcattttctttactcctgcgtttcctctgccaacttccgcgtttcgtaagaccagatcgcctttttgaaattctctaaaattcattcttttgttatggtatcttgcggcttgcttcttgtatgtagcggctcgggctgccgcttcatcccttctctcctctagtaggtctagacatagtcttgttctagcctcattggtttcttcttctagatagtttactctgatactgggtataccaatttctactggaattactgcttcagtgccgtaggcgagcctgaaaggtgtttcgccagttccttttctaggagttgttctgtatgcccatagaacgctgtataattcttctaCCCAGTTCTCCTTGtactgagaaagtctctttttattccttgtgctatggttcggttggtgacttctgtcattccgtttgtctgagggtgtgccaccgaagtaaatttcaagtTGATCATTAGTtctttgcaaaatgccttgaaccgcttgcaattgaattgtttgccgttgtctgctattacagtgtggggtatgccgaatcggcatattacttcgttcttgaagaattcctctactttggctgcggtgatggttgcgacaggtgctacctctacccattttgtgaagtgctctattgcaacgattaggaatttcgcttgatgttttcccgtttcgaacggtccaactatgtcaatcccccaagtggcgaacggccatgggctttccattgatccttgaggcactgccggtacacgactgatgttgtcgtgtctttggcatttatcacatttcttgactaatgcttttgcgtcttctttgatggttgg
This region of Mercurialis annua linkage group LG1-X, ddMerAnnu1.2, whole genome shotgun sequence genomic DNA includes:
- the LOC126681457 gene encoding uncharacterized protein LOC126681457, with amino-acid sequence MTVDMGEVTSGVPNPSTTAVPNPTPDSVNPDLDPASGDQGLPAGGQKRPAEDQAGASAKRPKKKKSSGVSFEEAPRFAAWADAQDPPRLSNVAILHACMENVMIKEDIESIDREHGDNLAEFACLGGFSVVQSIAVLERRRRDAVDQLKKLQKDSESWLSERQKMEDEAGEATGLIQQLRSSVSAKTREISALEARVRTLSEEVESLQSSSGALTKERDDLKKEEERLRRRLGDSGSFYSQVMTQYRLAIGAKLREQNPDVDLSGVNQLDPASLAKEVKAKLDKQKQDALKKA